The nucleotide window TATGTAGCCTTTAGGCAAACCCAAGTTCCGTCCATCACTTCCATCATCTTGCTCGCTAGCTTCCTCACTTCTCCTCTGTACTCCAACATCGCCTCTCTGAAAAAACAGAGCATATAAAGTTACAACCTTTGAATATAAAAAACAGAGCACATAAAGTTACAACCTTTGAATcgaatttgattgatttaaatGCTTTAAAGTGTTTATTTACTTGAGGCCAGAGGTGTTGGATGGCCATTCGTTTTGGTTATGGTCTAGGAGAGTGAAGACGTCTTCCCAGTCAACGCTTTCGATCTTCTCTCCAGAGTTTTGCTCGAGCAGTTCGTTGAGCAGCTTCACGGGTGTTGAGGTCTTGAACgcttcttctctctctgttttgtAGCAGTCTGAGCTCAGCTTCTTCACTTTGTTGAGAAGCTCCAGTGGGATCCCATGGTTCACCAGCTACACAGAGAGAACAGAGGAAGCTTATAAGAACAGAGTGATATATTaaagctctgttttttttttggttaaagatACGAACCTGGAAGAAACCCCATTCTTCGCATGCTTTGGCGATGTCGGAGAGTGTCTTCTCCCTTTCTTCGCCGTTGATCTTGGAGAAATCAATCACAGGAATCGCCATTTTCAGATCCGCAAAGAGCGAGGCAAAGTGCTCTGTTTTTGGAAAGTCAAAGAcgactctgttttttttttgtttgttaattagATTTAATTGTGAGGAGATTATGGAAAAGCTTAGGTATGTATTTATACTACTCAGTACTCGCATATTTTTCCGTTTTGGTCTTCTTTTCAACTCTTAAGAAAATTAGTATAAAATGTAAAGTGTTACTCTTCATTTTCGCTATGTTATAGACTTATAAATATAACGCTACcgttgaatctttttttttttttgtaacagacTACCGTTGAATCTTACGttcatattaaaaatttaaaataagttatACTAATAACTTAAATGCGCTAAAACCGATGTGTTTAGGAGATTTGACTATCCTGAAGCAGTAACGGTTTAATTCATCATCTTAATGTAGTACAGCTAATAAGCTTCGGTTAGCTTCCATATCTTTCTCTCCATCATCCCGCTGCCGCAACAGACAGACCCTGAGGACTCTTTTGATTGGTGTGTAGATGGAAAAAGTATTAATTTGGGTAATAAATATCCAGCGTCGAGGATGTGGGAAGTGATAAGACCAAGAAATGAGGTAAAACAATGGGCTGATCTTGTCTGGTTCAAAGGAGCTACCCCTAAAAATGCTTTTAATTTCTGGGTTGCAAATGCTGATAGACTGCCCACAAGATCAAGGCTTGCTTCATGGGGTCTGCAGGTCCCTTCAACTTGTACTTTCTACTCCACAATGGAGGAGACTCATGATCACTTGTTCCTATGTTGTTCTTTCAGCAGGGAAGTTTGGAACTTGACTATATCTAGGCTAGCGCCTATCTCTCGGTTCGGCTCGTGGGCTGAATTGCTGTCTTGGATCAGGCAGTCTTCAACTACTGCTCCCTCCATCCTAAGGAAATTGGCGGCTCAGTCCACAATCTACAATCTATGGAGGCAGCGGAACAACATCATCCACAACCAAGGTTTACTCCCTCCTGCCAAGATTCACAAGCTGATCGACAAGGAAGTAAGGAACTCTATCACTGCAAGGAAGCACAGGAAGCAGTTTGGAAATTTGATGTCTTTATGGCTTAGATAATATGGCACTcctattatttatgtttttgtttcaccttgtttttattcttttttgccAAGGTGTCTCAGTTTCTTTGATCTACAATTTTTGTAAAATCAAACTTtcatttatatgatattaacagttatgcaaaaaaaaaaaaagagttacatTTGCGTAATCCTTGGGCATTAATGATCTTGACAGTCGACAGGCGCTGACGTTTGaccaactgttttttttttccttttggcgCAACCGGTTACACCGTTAATTTCGGTTGACTAAAGAGAAGCAATTACTAGtattattttccaaatttaGGGACCATTGCACCATATATATACAGACacctaaaaagtaaaaactagtATTTGCATGGCAatgaaaaatcattttaattcCTTGAAAACATAGCAAGACTCTTTCATTGCTCAATGAACAAAAGTAAATCTCAATTTTCTTTTTCCCTCAAGGATACTTGGATTGTATCTAAACATTTTGCAATATTTATATCTTTAATCCCTCAAGGATACTTGCAATATTTATATCTTTAATCCCACTGAAATTAAAGATTTTGTACCGTATTTTATAAGAAATTAAACTTGAGTTTGATACTTTTCATCCGCAAACAGCGAGGCAAAATGCTCTGTTTTTGGAAAGTCAAAGGcgactctgtttttttttttgttaattagatTTAGTTATGAGGATAT belongs to Brassica rapa cultivar Chiifu-401-42 chromosome A07, CAAS_Brap_v3.01, whole genome shotgun sequence and includes:
- the LOC103832184 gene encoding LOW QUALITY PROTEIN: 1-aminocyclopropane-1-carboxylate oxidase 5 (The sequence of the model RefSeq protein was modified relative to this genomic sequence to represent the inferred CDS: inserted 1 base in 1 codon) — translated: MRVLSSINTYLSFSIISSQLNLINKQKKNRVVFDFPKTEHFASLFADLKMAIPVIDFSKINGEEREKTLSDIAKACEEWGFFQLVNHGIPLELLNKVKKLSSDCYKTEREEAFKTSTPVKLLNELLEQNSGEKIESVDWEDVFTLLDHNQNEWPSNTSGLKEAMLEYRGEVRKLASKMMEVMDXNLGLPKGYIKKAFNEGMEEDGEETAFFGTKVSHYPPCPHPELVNGLRAHTDAGGVVLLFQDDEYDGLQVLKDGEWIDVQPVHNAIVINIGDQIEVLSNGRYKSAWHRVLAREEGNRRSIASFYNPSYKAAIGPAAVSEEGSEKKYPKFVFGDYMDVYANQKFMPKEPRFLAVKPL